A single window of Pseudarthrobacter defluvii DNA harbors:
- a CDS encoding mycoredoxin, with translation MDFTPESGTITMFSTTWCGYCNRLKKQLDAQGIGYNEINIEEVEGTAELVEQLNGGNRTVPTVLFPDGSAATNPSVAEVKNRLAA, from the coding sequence GTGGACTTCACTCCCGAATCCGGCACCATCACCATGTTTTCCACCACCTGGTGCGGCTACTGCAACCGGCTGAAGAAGCAGCTCGATGCGCAGGGCATCGGCTACAACGAAATCAACATCGAAGAGGTGGAAGGCACCGCCGAGCTCGTGGAGCAGCTGAACGGCGGCAACCGCACCGTTCCCACCGTCCTCTTCCCGGACGGCAGCGCAGCGACCAACCCCTCGGTTGCCGAGGTCAAGAACCGCCTGGCCGCCTAA
- a CDS encoding lipoate--protein ligase family protein, which produces MHHTATGLRPLTVVRQDVSLGAGRDLEFGLELLARARNGGIGPTLRLYRPAPTVAFGQRDTRLPGFEAAAQACRENGFEPLVRRAGGRAAAYHQGTLVVDHIEPDADAVAGSKARFGYFGELFATALRSVGVQAAVGEIPGEYCPGEFSVHGTDPAGSPRRVKLVGTAQRVISGGWLFSSVIVVEDSAPIRKVLTDSYAALGLDWDPATAGAANDLVPGLDVAAVEQALLETYAGHAALETASFSSLGA; this is translated from the coding sequence ATGCACCACACCGCTACCGGACTCCGTCCCCTCACCGTGGTGCGGCAGGACGTGTCCCTCGGTGCGGGCCGCGACCTCGAATTTGGCCTCGAACTGCTGGCCAGGGCCAGGAACGGCGGGATCGGCCCCACCCTGCGGCTGTACCGGCCGGCTCCCACAGTGGCATTCGGGCAGCGGGACACCCGCCTGCCCGGCTTTGAGGCCGCTGCGCAGGCCTGCCGGGAGAACGGCTTTGAACCCCTGGTCCGCCGGGCAGGCGGACGCGCCGCCGCCTACCACCAGGGCACGCTGGTGGTGGACCATATCGAGCCGGACGCCGATGCCGTCGCCGGGTCCAAGGCGCGGTTCGGTTACTTCGGCGAACTTTTCGCAACGGCGTTGCGAAGCGTGGGCGTGCAGGCGGCGGTGGGGGAAATCCCGGGGGAGTACTGCCCCGGGGAGTTCAGCGTGCATGGCACCGACCCGGCCGGCAGCCCGCGGCGGGTGAAACTGGTAGGCACGGCCCAAAGGGTGATCTCCGGCGGCTGGCTCTTCAGTTCCGTCATCGTGGTGGAGGATTCAGCCCCGATCCGCAAGGTCCTCACGGACAGCTATGCGGCGCTGGGCCTGGACTGGGACCCCGCCACCGCCGGTGCCGCCAACGATTTGGTGCCCGGCCTGGACGTGGCAGCTGTTGAGCAGGCCCTGCTGGAAACGTATGCGGGCCATGCCGCCCTGGAAACTGCCTCGTTCAGCAGCCTTGGGGCATGA